The sequence AGACGATGGAGACTGAAAGTAATCACGTCCACAAAGATTTAAATGACATAACCAAAGTAACAATCCTGTAAGGACAACATACCCAAATATCAGGACGGTATGAAACAATGCATTAcaaattttgaaaagtttaaatacAAAACAAACAAGTACTTGGAAACGTAAAACCATTAACACTGACTAGCTCAGAAACAAGCCCAATAAAACATTCGGCATTGGTGCACATCATCGGAGACAAAAAGATCAAAACaaagtaaaaaaattaaatgaatcaATATCTGTAAATAGAAAAACCGAAGTCAAATGCTACTACACGAAACCAAGAAATAACTAGACTATACAAAAAGGCATTACAAAATGAAAAATAATCTAtagaacttaccttgcaaattcaaaacaTTTAGTCAGAGTGACAACAAAAGCGGGAAATAAGCAGCTTTTAGAAAAATGCAATACAGAAGGAAAAGGGAATCAAACCAAAAGCAGATCTCACCTTGGAAATTCAGACCATTCACTCAGAGCGACAACAAAACCTAATGCAACAACGATATTGAAAGCAATGTGAGATTGGCTATGAAATTGGACTTAGTCATggccacaaacagttaaataacatagaGAAAGTAACAACCCTGCATGCAGACACAAGGAGGAAATAAGCAGAttataataaaaaacattaaaaaatcgaAAAAGAATTTAATAAAATCAATACTTACCTTAACAATTCAAACGATTCAGGACCGACAACTATATGTAACCTTATGCAAATATTTGCAGATCGAAACATTGCCcacaaaaataaaactaattagAATTTATGGTTCAAAGGGTCCATAAAGAATGTAAATAAAACGGGGAATTAGCTTGCAATTTCAACAGTCAGGGCCACAAACAGTTATataacataaacaaacaaacaatccTGCAAGCACATCAAAGCATTAAACCAGTCCTAAAAATGGCTTTGAAAGTGCAAGTAGGCAGACCCACAAACATTTAAAGAACATAAGCAAACCGATAATTTTGCAATCACACAGAAGggaaaaataataccaaaaattaCCTTGCTAATTCAAAGCTTTCACAACTTGGAAATGACAGAACAACCTGGAAAATTGCTTGCAAACTCCAAGGAACGACACCCACAAACAGTCAAGCAACAAAAACAAAGGAGCAACCCTACAAGCACACAGAACCAAGAAATCAACAAAACCTGCAACATTAAACCATTAACGGTGTCAACCTTAGAAGGAAGCCCACTAAAATACTCAAAACGCGAAGCATACGTAACCACCAAAACAATGGAAAGgagaacaaaacccaacaatctattgCAACACTTGTAGAGTGAAAATTGCAGACGGAATATTTGCAGAGCGAAATGGACATTTACAAAAAATGGAAGCTTACCTTCcaacttcaaaccattaatggtgtcAACCTCAGAAGCAAGCCCACTAAAATACTCACAAAACAGTCAAAACTAGAACAGTACCCAACAATCTATCCGAACATCTGCAGACCGGTATTCGAAGCAAACCCAACAAGCTATGTGAACATTTCCAAACCAAAAATTGCAGAGCCAACCATTcgaacaaaacccaacaatctatgcaaACATTATAAAGAATTTAAATAAAAGGGGAAATTACTTTGCAATTTCAATAGTGATGGCCACatacagttaaataacataaagaAACAAACCGACAATCCTGCAAGCACATAGAGGGGAAAAATAATagcaaagactaccttgctaattCAAAGCTTTCACGGCTTCGAACTCACAGAACCACTTGGAAAATTGCTTGCAAACTCCAAGGAGTCATGCCCACAAACAGTAAAGCAACACAAACAAAAGACACGAAACCAAGAAATAAACAAAAGTTGAAACTTGAAACCATTAAACATTTGCAGAGCGAGAAAATACTCAGAACGCGAAGCAAACGTAACCAGCAAAACAGTAAAACCCAAGAATCTATTGCAACATTTGCAGACCGAAATGCACATTTGTAAAAAACAGAAGCTTACCTTCCAACTTCAAACCATTAACGGTATTAACCTCAGAAGCAAGGCCagtaaaatagtcacaaaacagtCAAAACGAGAACATTACCGAACAATCTATGCGAACATCTGCAGACCGATATTCGAAgcaaacccaacaatctatgcgaacatttcCAGAGGGGAAATTGCAGAGCCAAACATTTGgacaaaacccaacaatctatgcgaacatttgCAGACCGGAAATTGCACagcgacaacaacaaaacaaactaCATTTTAGGGTTCGAAAGATGCATAAAGAACATTGGCGTTCATGCACAGGCTCGAGGACAAAATCATTAAACACATCATTAAAGGCAGGGTCCTTTGGAAAACAAGCCGTACGCGCCGGAGACCACACACGCACTGGAGAAATGCTGTCGCCACACACGCACCAGAGGGTTGTCTTGCCGGCAGCCGCCGGAATGTCTTGCAATATTCCGGGGCATTtcccccactaaaagcctatcagcTTAATTAAGAAGGGAAGTGACTATACAGCTACATTAAACATAAGTTATATAAGAGGTTATATACCTTTTACATAACTTACGGCTGCATAGCCACTTCTATTAAAAAGAGATTAAACACTTAATGCACTCGTTATTTATGTTGAATTGGATCTGATACAATATAAGAAATGCATTTTCCACGCACTGCCTACTTACAGTGAAGGTTCGTGCTCTCTACTACCTACACGTGTAGACTTGCCACTTCTACCTTGGAAAGAACTAGGAAGGGCCTGTATGCTTTTGTGACTGGCCCAGATTGATGTCTTCCTTTAATTATCCCTTCAAAAGCTATTGATCCGTGGTGGACAGCTCATAACCCTCTTTCCGTGTTGTTCAGGGGCATTCAGTGGATATACATTTCCGTACCATCCTTAAAATGATTTTGCTCAGAAATCAAGACAGATTGGCCCACTGACCACTTCTACCTTGGAAAGAACTAGGAAGGGCCTTTATGCTTTTGTGACTGGCCCAGATTGATGTCTTCCTTTAATTGTCCCTTCAAAAGCTATTGATCCGTGGTGGACAGCTCATAACCCTCTTTCCGTGTTGTTCAGGGGCATTCAGTGGATATACATTTCCGTACCATCCTTAAAATGATTTTGCTCAGAAATCAAGACAGATTGGCCCACAGATTTTAGATCATTATCCCAAGCCCCGCCTTTAGTTTGCTACACCCCCTCCACTAATTCTTTTTCCGCGTTTACTATTCCTCCGCTTTCAAAACTATTCTGTTTCTATGCATTTCTTTTTCCATTGCTTTAAATTCATTTTGCTTCTACGGGTGAGTAATATAATTGATGTAAAACTAAAACTCTTCCCGTTTTTAACCTAATTTAACCTGGAAAGCCAACGAAATAACTTTCTGCTCATCTCATATTTACAAAGCTAGTGGAAGTGGGTATAGGCTAGCTAGAATGGATGGAAAGGGAAATCTTTACCAAAAGGATTCCATCTTTGTCCTAAAACTATGATTGTCATGTCGTGGACAATGAGAGATGTTACGGAAAGTAAATAAACGAGCTTGTTACAGCTTTATGATGCCCAACGTTTTGGGCAATCTACTGAATGGCAGCAAAGCAAAATTTCTATATATTCAGTCCCTTCGATCGTATTTTCATTGCTTGGATGACATGGCATCTTACACAGCTTTTTTCCTTGCATTGGTGACGGGAATACTGTCTCTATGTGCACCTACAGCTAGTGGTGGTGAAGCCATTGATCTTGAAGCTCTATCTTCCTTCAAGATTTCTATAACCTCAGATCCCCTCGATGCTCTGGCCAATTGGCGAAACCTTACCCATCACTGTAACTGGCCTGGTGTGGCCTGTGATTCGCGCAGGAGCGTCGTCTCCCTCATTTTGCCTGAAAAGCAGCTTGAGGGCGTCATTTCCCCTTTCATTGCTAATATTTCTTATCTGACTTACCTGGATTTATCGTCAAATTCCTTCCGAGGCTCAATTCCTTTCTGTTTGGGTAAATTAGGTCGGCTCCAGTCTTTGAGTCTAGCCAGCAATGTTTTGGACGGTAGCATTCCTGAGACCATTGGGAACTGCATCAGTTTGACAACAGCTAGTCTCTCGAACAATAAACTATCAGGCCATATCCCTTCTGCTCTCGGTGGCTGCAAGAAGCTTCGAGGACTTGACCTGTCTAGCAATGTTCTAGAAGGTATGATTCCTGTGAATATTTCTCAGCTGCTCAATTTGGAACAACTTCTCAACCTGTCAAATAATCGGTTAGAGGGTGTAATCCCAGCTGAAATAGGTCGCCTTAGTTTGTTATCAAGTCTTGATCTTTCTTCTAACATGCTGAGTGGAAGGATACCATCGGAGCTGGGGAATTTGACAAAGCTGAGATATCTGAATATTTCTCGCAATCACCTTGAAGGCCCTGTTCCTCAGATTGGAGTTTTGGCAAGTTTTAATTGGTCGAACTTTGAGGGAAACGATGAGCTCTGTGGTGTGAGTGACTCGAGCCCATGCTCTAAGGTAGCGCGTTCTCATCAACACAGACGACATACTGCAATGGTTGCTTCTGTAGTTTCAGTTTGTGTCTTTCTCGCTCTACTGTTTTGCTTCGTTTTCTATTGTATTTGTTTGAGGGATCGTCACCGGACTACTCTAATAGAGTACAACCCTTATCCCGACCCAAATTACAAAAAGAGCTACCTGCAGGAAAGGACCGACTCTTTCAATGCCGAAAACATTATCGGAAGCAGCAGCGGGAGCATTGTCTACAAAGGGGGAAACATAGCTGTGAATGTTTATAAGACTGATTGTTCTCGACAGACAGATTTTTTCTATAGGTACATAGGTTCTCTCCTTAAAATTAGGCATCGCAATCTACTGAATGTGGTGGGATTTTGCCGTGAGGAAAGTTTTTATGCTTTAGTAACAGAATACGAGCCCAACGGACATCTAGATACTCTCATGCATGCTGCGAGAATGGAGGACCGCAGGATGACGTTCGACCTAAGCAAGCGTATTGATGTTCTCATATCCACAGCCGGGGCACTTATTCATCTGCACGAATATTGTCAGTCTCGCATCGTCCATGGCCATCTGAAGCCCACAAACATTTATCTGGATGAACATTTTCGATTTCGTGTGGGTGGTTTTGGTACGCTTGAACTGCTTCAAGACCATCTTCAGCAAGAAAGGAAAGCTTCGTCTGCTATGGAAGGGACAATCAGCTACTTAGCACCAGGTAAGAATATGTCCTTTAATTGATCTATCTTAAGCGATTTATAGTACGGCAATAGTAATAATGGATAAGCGTTTGCAGAGCTAGCCGACATGGAAAGGGTGACTCCAAAAGCTGATGTTTTCAGCCTTGGCGTAATCTTAATGGAAATGTTGACGGGGAGAAAAGCCCCTGCAAGTTTGGAAACCGAAAGTGGCGAAAGAATAAGCCTGCGACAGTGGATTGAAAAGGGCATCAATGGCGGCAGCCTAGCTACTCTAGCTGATCCAGCTCTTGGGCAGAACATAAGTGAGAGAGAAAGCGAAAGAAAAAAGATTGCTGATCTATTTAAGATATCTCTGCTGTGTACCGAAGAAATAGTGGAAAGTCGTCCAACTATGAGCCAGGTGCTTGCTTGGCTTGATAATATTAAACACGATAGAGTGGACAGTAACACTGGTATTTGAATGTGCGTGATCTCCCTTTGCTGTAAAGAGTTTGCCGGTCTATATTTCTGGGATGTGTTCTGATTTTCTCTTTCCACAATGAAAGACTTTATGTGGAAGGACTTGTTTGTAGTGTAAGAATTACAATGCGTATTTTGTATCGTAATCATTTTATTGTGAGTTCTATAATGTTTTGTAAAGCATGTAATCAATATTTCTTTATATGATATAATTGATCTGTATGGTTATATCATTTATAACTTCCTTTTGCTTTTTCATATATGAATATGAGTCTACAAGAAACTAAGATCGTGATGTGAATTTACACATAATTTTATTGTATGTTTATAAAATTTAATGAAGTTCtatatttaaaattcaatttttttatttttgttgacaaGTCATTCAATGTGAGGTAGCATATATTTTAGGTTTTCGTAAAGAAAGTTTTTAAGTATAGAATATTAGGATCATTCACAAATCTAATGGTACATTATGTTGAAgcacaatcttttttttttttaaatatcataaaAGATTTGAACTTAGCACCATCTAAGTACCTACAACATAATTTTTTCCATTCTTTAACTTTCATTCatatatttgttattttttatttaataaccccttcttttcaatctttatttacACATGGACATTATTATTTTAAAGTCTTTCTTGAATTTATAAAATCTCTAGGCCATCTTTCTTCAAATTTATAAAATCTATAGGCCATCTTTCTTAAAATTTATAAAATCTCTAGACCATCTTTCTTCTTGAGTTCATTGGTTGATTTAAAGTTTTATTAACTCATCCAAAAAGAGTAAAAAATCGTTGTTTTTGTTTGGACTTCTAAAGCCATGTAAATTTGATTTGAATTCTTTTTGAATTCTTTTTCCCCTAATTGTGCTATTGTGCTAGCACTTTCATATTTGTCCCTGGTGTTTCTCAATTTTACTACCTATAGGTACCTATTTTCTCCCACAATCACCGATACGATTCATGTTGCCTACCAACATTTTATGGGTTCCTCTATTTTTTGTGAAGCTTTTTTGGGGTTCATTTATTTTCTTTGCGTTCCATGAACTAATAtcatttcttgaaatccaaaactTCACACTATCTTAGAACATAACCTTTAGCATCTTAATCAAAGATCTGGCTACATTGTATTAATCCTCATGCATTGTTACCAAGCCTAGTCGATGTCAATGGCATATGCACACTTTAAACAAATTCATCAAAGCACCTTGTTTCATAAATGATCTcagatattatatttatatataaattataaaaattaacccAAGACTAGTTAATCTCAATACTATTCTAGTTAATCTCAATACTATTCTTGAATAGCAAATCTAAAACCAACCATCTTCAAAATCTATATAGgttgttttttttttattgtaatttttttttaatatattttttcttcgtttttgttgttttatgttcatatatatattttatttatttatgtatttttgtCGATCCGAAACTTTTATGCAAAAATTTAAACAAAATCGAATCTAAAAACAATTGATTAATATCTCATGATTTGTGATAGATTGTTCTATCTTTTTCTTTCAGCTCTTTTTTAGctgtttattattttaattattataaattattttaattcaatactaataaaaaaattgttactgtggacatatcttaattaattaatgctatcagatttccacaatccatgttataattcttataatgcttctggattcgattgtatGCAAGATTTGTATCATCAACGAATCACGCTCAATGAAACATTATAAGAAttatatcttaattaaattaaactTGAAATCAATTATGAAAATTAACTACGGTCCATTCCTAAAACCAAAATAAATAGCGGCCATGCCGTTTAAAACTGAGTCAGAAAGATATTTGTACTTCTATTCTATCACTACTACAGTGAACAATAAAATGACAATAGAATATAACAGTAGATTCCGCGGAACACTGGGCAACATTAAGCCATATCATCATTAAGGAATCGTCTGTCTACGACATAACAACCCTAATTATGAAAGACAAATGGAGTCCTGATAAGATTTTCACTTCCCATTCCTTCATTCATTCTAAATATGAATCCAAATGAATTACAAGAACGTACTCTTTACTTTCTTTATATCAGTAAaacagaaaaagtaaagaaaatgcTTTACTTGCTCAACACGCCAATATCTTACTGCAGATAAGATTTCACTCAAAATGTACGGCCTAAAGATTTAGGTAAATACGATAATAATATTTAAAT is a genomic window of Cryptomeria japonica chromosome 7, Sugi_1.0, whole genome shotgun sequence containing:
- the LOC131073462 gene encoding LRR receptor-like serine/threonine-protein kinase FLS2, yielding MLRKVNKRACYSFMMPNVLGNLLNGSKAKFLYIQSLRSYFHCLDDMASYTAFFLALVTGILSLCAPTASGGEAIDLEALSSFKISITSDPLDALANWRNLTHHCNWPGVACDSRRSVVSLILPEKQLEGVISPFIANISYLTYLDLSSNSFRGSIPFCLGKLGRLQSLSLASNVLDGSIPETIGNCISLTTASLSNNKLSGHIPSALGGCKKLRGLDLSSNVLEGMIPVNISQLLNLEQLLNLSNNRLEGVIPAEIGRLSLLSSLDLSSNMLSGRIPSELGNLTKLRYLNISRNHLEGPVPQIGVLASFNWSNFEGNDELCGVSDSSPCSKVARSHQHRRHTAMVASVVSVCVFLALLFCFVFYCICLRDRHRTTLIEYNPYPDPNYKKSYLQERTDSFNAENIIGSSSGSIVYKGGNIAVNVYKTDCSRQTDFFYRYIGSLLKIRHRNLLNVVGFCREESFYALVTEYEPNGHLDTLMHAARMEDRRMTFDLSKRIDVLISTAGALIHLHEYCQSRIVHGHLKPTNIYLDEHFRFRVGGFGTLELLQDHLQQERKASSAMEGTISYLAPELADMERVTPKADVFSLGVILMEMLTGRKAPASLETESGERISLRQWIEKGINGGSLATLADPALGQNISERESERKKIADLFKISLLCTEEIVESRPTMSQVLAWLDNIKHDRVDSNTGI